The following proteins are co-located in the Paludibaculum fermentans genome:
- a CDS encoding alpha/beta hydrolase-fold protein, translating into MPPRRAGWSRRKRPGATRLLRVALPALLACAAGTAAAQPYQDLTHDSKVFGEKRHYRIFLPRGYETSTRSYPVIFYFHGHSDRYTLEKYDDGKDTVPKIAAFTASHEVIVVAADGYVARDYTGFYGGAPYDVKRDGGQYDYGEYFLELLRHIDSSFRTLPGRRYHATSGLSMGGFASLYLSARYPDLIGSASAFNPGPEFYVGEPGRRSLWRPKDQTSSHGHTMIRLIRASGDYISQYHEETRAAYAAAPEVDFEFRQDEYHRHWATSIGETFEFHVRAFQNPKLEAPPKQWNYSSAQRRFSVYGYSVSSGIEGAGLTFLRNVSPGGFGLRTRRWSPDGPAAACSSLTVLTAPLYRPNAPYQVADYKVESGTSTKTETRADAAGRVSIELDCGAHEVSLTGPGAELLPPSLLPLSELGPFRPMPGAPIHLPLHILNTRTAPLTNLSVELTSSYPTVQILKGTAARKTVGAGATADLSGELSVQFTAGAGDFARTRLDLALSFDGGQAKETFDVMVPPDPLPAPAEVVVLDGATRTFSVFRQTGNQGGGASIQRTVTEGAGNGNGRLEPGEAATIWVRLPQGLDPFDKNNWCRAKVYSSSRWLTEEDDIQEDKQREWTGAQNRTSLVRLSRKTPVEEKIPLILDCESWSFSFTPDVRFGAEPLYQAFQFHKHHLFEWNWATK; encoded by the coding sequence TTGCCGCCTCGCCGCGCAGGCTGGAGCCGCCGCAAGCGCCCGGGTGCCACTCGCCTGTTGCGCGTGGCCCTGCCTGCCCTGCTGGCGTGCGCGGCCGGGACCGCCGCTGCGCAGCCATACCAGGACCTGACGCACGACTCCAAAGTCTTCGGCGAGAAGCGCCACTATCGCATCTTTCTGCCTCGCGGGTACGAAACGTCCACGCGCAGCTATCCGGTGATCTTCTATTTTCATGGACATAGCGATCGCTACACCTTGGAAAAGTATGACGACGGCAAGGACACGGTACCCAAGATCGCGGCATTCACCGCATCGCACGAAGTGATCGTCGTAGCGGCCGATGGGTATGTGGCGCGGGACTACACCGGTTTCTACGGTGGAGCGCCCTACGACGTCAAACGGGACGGCGGCCAGTACGACTACGGCGAGTACTTCCTGGAACTGTTACGCCATATCGACTCCTCGTTCCGCACCCTGCCGGGCCGGCGCTATCACGCTACCTCAGGCCTCAGCATGGGAGGCTTCGCCAGCCTCTACCTCAGCGCCAGGTACCCCGACCTCATCGGCAGCGCGTCCGCCTTCAATCCCGGGCCGGAATTCTACGTCGGTGAACCCGGCCGGCGCTCACTTTGGCGTCCCAAGGATCAAACCTCCAGCCATGGACACACCATGATCCGGCTGATCAGGGCAAGTGGCGACTACATCAGCCAGTACCACGAAGAGACGCGCGCTGCCTACGCCGCCGCGCCAGAGGTCGACTTCGAATTCAGGCAGGATGAGTACCATCGCCACTGGGCGACTTCGATCGGCGAGACGTTCGAGTTCCACGTTCGGGCTTTCCAGAATCCGAAGCTCGAGGCGCCCCCGAAGCAGTGGAACTACTCCAGCGCACAACGCCGGTTTAGCGTGTATGGCTACTCCGTCTCGTCAGGCATCGAAGGCGCCGGACTCACCTTCCTCCGGAACGTTTCGCCGGGCGGCTTCGGCCTGAGAACCCGGCGCTGGTCGCCGGATGGCCCGGCGGCGGCCTGTTCTTCGCTCACCGTGCTCACCGCCCCGTTGTACCGTCCCAATGCCCCATACCAAGTGGCTGACTACAAAGTAGAAAGCGGCACTTCCACGAAAACCGAAACGCGCGCCGATGCGGCCGGCCGTGTTTCCATCGAGCTCGACTGCGGCGCCCATGAAGTTTCGCTCACAGGCCCGGGCGCCGAACTCCTGCCGCCCTCCCTCTTGCCCTTATCCGAGCTCGGCCCCTTCCGGCCGATGCCTGGCGCACCCATCCACCTGCCCCTTCACATTCTGAACACCCGTACGGCGCCGCTGACCAATCTGTCCGTGGAGCTGACGTCGAGCTACCCAACCGTACAGATTCTAAAGGGAACTGCCGCGCGGAAGACGGTAGGCGCGGGGGCGACAGCGGACCTCAGCGGCGAACTGTCGGTGCAGTTCACGGCCGGTGCCGGTGACTTCGCGCGCACGCGGCTCGACTTGGCCCTCTCCTTCGATGGCGGGCAAGCCAAAGAGACATTCGACGTCATGGTGCCCCCGGATCCCCTGCCTGCTCCAGCGGAGGTAGTGGTTCTGGATGGTGCCACGCGCACGTTTTCCGTCTTCCGTCAGACGGGCAACCAGGGTGGAGGCGCCAGCATCCAGCGCACCGTCACCGAAGGCGCCGGCAACGGAAATGGCCGCCTCGAACCAGGAGAAGCGGCCACCATATGGGTTCGGCTCCCACAAGGACTCGACCCATTCGACAAGAACAATTGGTGCCGCGCGAAGGTGTATTCCAGTTCGCGCTGGCTCACCGAAGAAGACGACATCCAGGAAGATAAACAGCGCGAGTGGACCGGTGCTCAAAACCGGACCAGTCTCGTCCGCCTGTCTCGCAAAACACCAGTCGAAGAGAAGATCCCGTTGATTCTCGACTGCGAGAGTTGGAGTTTCAGCTTTACCCCGGACGTACGGTTCGGCGCAGAACCGCTTTATCAGGCTTTCCAGTTCCACAAACACCACCTGTTCGAGTGGAACTGGGCAACGAAATAG
- a CDS encoding tetratricopeptide repeat protein, which produces MRRLFSALILASALAWAQGPPAVRVEEGSLVIPTYEHSGREVEPALFPTSTVTGLYPFTTYLMPFREGGPKPQRYQALFVENEYLKLTYIPEFGGRLFSLYDKLRGREVLYRNDVIKPASYNPRNSWPQSGLELTGPHDLHMLTLHSEPYWSNLVVKNADGSVTLALGETDPIYGMEVQLSATLHPGVAALELGIRCFNGRPSRMPQMLWINTAIRATPKTRFLYPMSRTVGHTTADIADWPLYNGLDYSWDRNNTHMLGVFGIDSYDNFQGAYQFDLDYGIFRYADRRVVQGMKLWTFGYGDSGSSHEAGYTDHAGPYVELQSGRYVWDGHYEWVQPHKTESWSEWWVPVAGTKGLTSLSAAVALNLEIPEQNGAMGSLTLAATRRLTGAGIVVRSQAGELLNLKANLDPERVYQAEIPLRGTPRELVVTVTDAGGRVVFEYHRPDSPPGRKEYTPFTLPLERPRKTVSEMSVEELVMAGEYRLKELDDAGAVALFEQALTRDPGDSRAHRQLGIQDYQHARFKAASEHLEKSVDRDPYGAESHYYLALCRLALGRETEAERAFYFVGADSGYFGAREYQLGRLAMRRKQPEVAVRHFEAALGANSGDLSARVALGLALADLGQRSQASEALLAASKLQPSSRLAPAARFLLAGDPQAKAELLRLLGRQSQEAMAVAGFFADLLRWNDAVRVLRLVDENNGDPFGTPGEFYYILAYCQRRAGDIPGADGSLRKAHASSGKIDRFPSRRESLAPLEEAVALDPSDGQAHYLLACLLYHLGQPAEAIEHWRAAAGNRPRDFSIRRALGLSLAENGGVEQAANELQRAVELNPAHIRTLNDLSNLYARAGRFDDQLALLQKALASRPGDDDLAEGVLTSYLMKGLYPEAERLIAEHRFSPRHRSYGLRDKFRLMRFAQGAAALNQGNAAEALRLFEDSLRPPASLGIDDFASQSTPRQLYYLGRAYEALGRQAEAKSALERACAGYEKLSGDRDSWSSENYFIVLALDRLGRRDEATALQNRFVNFGQSEVDDRLRERRAEARYLLALIRKREGKTTEALALLGNTIEAKPDFLAARIELRGEAPDPLAPAGRR; this is translated from the coding sequence ATGAGACGGCTGTTCAGTGCTCTGATTCTAGCGAGCGCGCTTGCCTGGGCCCAGGGGCCACCGGCGGTGCGCGTGGAAGAGGGTTCCCTCGTCATCCCGACCTATGAACACTCCGGGCGTGAAGTGGAGCCGGCGCTCTTCCCCACGTCCACCGTCACCGGTTTGTATCCGTTCACCACCTACCTGATGCCTTTTCGGGAGGGGGGTCCGAAGCCGCAACGCTATCAGGCGCTCTTTGTCGAGAACGAATACCTGAAGCTCACCTACATTCCGGAGTTCGGCGGGCGGCTGTTCTCGCTCTATGACAAGCTGCGCGGACGCGAGGTTCTCTACCGGAATGATGTCATCAAACCTGCGTCGTATAATCCCCGAAACAGTTGGCCCCAGTCGGGTCTGGAGCTCACGGGGCCGCACGACTTGCACATGCTCACCCTGCACTCTGAGCCTTACTGGTCGAATCTCGTTGTTAAGAACGCCGACGGCAGCGTGACGCTGGCCCTGGGCGAAACCGATCCGATTTACGGAATGGAGGTGCAGCTATCGGCGACCCTGCACCCCGGCGTTGCCGCGCTCGAGCTGGGCATTCGCTGCTTCAACGGACGGCCCTCCCGGATGCCGCAGATGCTCTGGATCAACACCGCCATCCGCGCCACGCCCAAGACCCGCTTCCTGTATCCCATGAGCCGCACCGTCGGCCACACCACGGCGGACATCGCCGATTGGCCGCTCTACAACGGCCTCGACTACAGTTGGGACCGCAATAACACCCACATGCTGGGCGTGTTCGGCATCGATAGCTACGACAACTTCCAGGGCGCCTATCAGTTCGACCTCGACTATGGCATCTTCCGCTATGCTGACCGGCGCGTCGTCCAGGGCATGAAGCTTTGGACCTTTGGCTACGGCGACAGCGGCTCCAGTCACGAAGCGGGCTATACCGATCACGCCGGGCCGTATGTCGAACTGCAAAGCGGACGCTACGTCTGGGACGGCCACTATGAATGGGTCCAGCCGCACAAGACCGAGAGTTGGAGCGAATGGTGGGTACCGGTGGCCGGCACGAAAGGGCTCACCAGCCTCAGTGCCGCCGTCGCGCTCAATCTTGAAATTCCGGAACAGAATGGCGCGATGGGCTCGCTCACGCTGGCCGCAACCCGCAGGTTGACCGGAGCCGGCATCGTCGTGCGCAGCCAGGCCGGGGAGCTGCTCAATCTGAAAGCCAACCTGGATCCGGAGCGAGTTTACCAGGCGGAGATTCCCCTGCGCGGAACGCCCAGGGAACTGGTGGTCACGGTGACCGATGCCGGCGGCCGTGTGGTGTTTGAATACCACAGGCCGGACTCTCCGCCCGGCCGCAAGGAATACACGCCCTTCACTCTGCCTCTCGAACGTCCGCGCAAAACGGTCAGCGAGATGAGCGTGGAAGAGCTCGTGATGGCCGGTGAATACAGGCTGAAGGAGTTGGATGACGCAGGCGCGGTGGCGCTGTTCGAACAGGCGCTGACCCGGGATCCCGGTGACTCCCGCGCGCACCGGCAACTTGGGATCCAGGACTACCAGCATGCCCGATTCAAAGCGGCGTCGGAGCACCTGGAGAAGTCGGTCGATCGCGATCCTTACGGGGCGGAGAGCCACTACTACCTGGCGCTCTGCCGTTTAGCGCTGGGCCGGGAAACCGAGGCCGAGCGGGCGTTTTACTTTGTAGGGGCCGATAGCGGCTACTTCGGAGCCCGCGAATACCAACTAGGGCGGCTCGCCATGCGGCGCAAACAGCCTGAAGTTGCGGTCCGCCATTTCGAAGCCGCTCTGGGCGCGAACTCCGGGGATCTCTCCGCGCGGGTAGCGCTGGGTTTGGCGCTGGCCGATCTCGGGCAGCGGAGCCAGGCCAGCGAGGCGCTGCTCGCTGCCTCGAAGCTGCAGCCCTCCAGCCGGTTGGCGCCTGCCGCGCGCTTCCTCCTGGCCGGCGATCCCCAGGCCAAGGCGGAGCTTTTGCGCCTGCTGGGCCGCCAAAGCCAGGAGGCCATGGCTGTGGCGGGTTTCTTCGCAGACCTGCTGCGATGGAACGACGCGGTTCGCGTGCTGCGTTTGGTTGACGAGAACAACGGAGACCCGTTTGGCACTCCGGGCGAGTTTTACTACATCCTCGCCTATTGCCAGCGTCGTGCGGGTGACATCCCCGGCGCCGATGGTTCGCTCCGGAAAGCCCACGCCTCCTCTGGAAAGATCGACCGGTTCCCGTCCCGGCGCGAAAGCCTCGCCCCGCTGGAAGAGGCTGTTGCCCTGGATCCCTCCGATGGGCAGGCCCACTACCTCCTCGCCTGCCTGCTGTATCACCTGGGGCAGCCGGCAGAGGCCATCGAGCACTGGCGGGCGGCCGCCGGGAACCGGCCTCGGGATTTCTCCATCCGGCGGGCTCTGGGCCTTTCCCTCGCTGAAAACGGAGGTGTCGAGCAAGCCGCTAATGAGCTCCAGCGCGCCGTCGAACTGAACCCCGCTCACATTCGGACGCTGAACGATCTCAGCAACCTGTACGCGCGCGCCGGCCGCTTTGATGACCAGCTCGCACTGCTCCAGAAAGCCCTGGCCAGCCGGCCCGGCGATGACGATCTGGCCGAAGGAGTGCTCACCTCCTACCTCATGAAGGGGCTCTATCCGGAGGCCGAGCGGCTGATTGCAGAGCACCGGTTCAGCCCGCGCCATCGCAGCTATGGCCTGCGCGACAAGTTCCGCCTCATGCGGTTTGCCCAGGGCGCGGCCGCCCTGAACCAGGGGAATGCCGCCGAGGCGCTGCGGCTCTTCGAGGATTCCCTGCGGCCTCCCGCGAGTCTGGGGATCGACGACTTCGCATCGCAGAGTACGCCACGGCAGTTGTATTATCTCGGGCGCGCCTACGAAGCCCTGGGCCGGCAGGCGGAGGCAAAGTCCGCGCTCGAGCGCGCTTGCGCGGGCTACGAAAAGCTGTCAGGCGACCGGGATAGCTGGAGCAGCGAGAACTATTTCATCGTCTTGGCTTTGGACCGCCTGGGCCGGCGTGACGAAGCAACTGCGCTCCAGAACCGCTTCGTCAACTTTGGCCAGTCGGAGGTGGATGACCGTCTGCGTGAGAGGCGCGCCGAAGCGCGGTATCTCCTGGCCTTGATCCGCAAACGAGAGGGCAAGACAACCGAGGCGCTCGCTCTGCTCGGGAACACGATCGAAGCCAAGCCGGACTTCCTGGCGGCGCGCATCGAGCTGCGCGGTGAAGCACCCGATCCCCTGGCGCCCGCTGGCCGGCGGTAG
- a CDS encoding glycoside hydrolase domain-containing protein, with protein MPEHMRPDPFGKVVEVDRTAGFTPGKALTLEGARASFVSCHLLVSMARPGDYRLEVSPFPAPSGLQVEQFREWYHFLPKSNAYYPDALAPVPLTLQSKLPAPDNRIAAQTAQGYWLDIWIPANTAPGLYETKAVLETNGRKSNAVLKVRVLAATVPAEDAVTMDHNTYGTSWLAGDYPTLARQGGGEFYLSDRFFSLIHAYHRIFYDHRGTFHQLGYGHGGKVGPEFAPELAGTGRNKRIADWTLFDRHYGPLLDGSAFANTHLGPRPTKLVYLPINPEWPASYLWWGEPGYQQEFVNVVSAMEQHFREKGWTNTNFEMFFNHKKRYKAFAWDGDEARFANDLPYLREYDRLLKLAVKRDSPVKFVFRADVSWMLEREIQEFAGIINMWICSHSDMSYLPDAPRIMKARGDIVWTYGGTPEVSKPSSHVTRDVLWPWIWGTDGFVHWLATAPGPDPWFRFEGGGETLIYPGDRFGINEPIPSIRLKIQRNAVQDVTLLNDFAKTKPIAQLRSEAARRFNGTELKDWRSPRPAYADKDPLDRTNADPGPERSPKFDAGLDAAAWQRVRTYVLELVKGEQR; from the coding sequence ATGCCCGAACACATGCGTCCGGACCCCTTTGGAAAAGTCGTGGAAGTGGACCGTACGGCAGGTTTCACCCCCGGAAAAGCCCTGACGTTGGAAGGAGCGCGGGCGTCTTTTGTTTCCTGTCATTTGCTTGTCAGCATGGCAAGGCCAGGGGACTACCGCCTGGAAGTGTCTCCCTTTCCCGCTCCCAGCGGATTGCAGGTGGAACAGTTCCGCGAGTGGTATCACTTCCTGCCGAAATCGAATGCCTACTACCCGGACGCTTTGGCGCCGGTTCCGCTCACCCTGCAATCGAAATTGCCCGCGCCGGACAACCGGATCGCCGCTCAGACGGCGCAGGGCTACTGGCTGGACATCTGGATTCCCGCGAACACCGCTCCGGGTCTCTACGAAACCAAGGCCGTGCTCGAAACGAACGGCCGCAAGTCCAACGCTGTCCTGAAGGTCCGGGTCCTGGCGGCCACGGTGCCCGCCGAAGACGCCGTCACCATGGATCACAATACCTACGGGACATCGTGGCTGGCTGGCGACTACCCCACCCTCGCTCGCCAGGGTGGCGGCGAGTTTTACTTGAGCGACCGGTTCTTCAGCCTGATCCATGCCTACCACCGCATCTTTTACGACCACCGCGGCACCTTCCATCAGTTGGGCTACGGCCATGGCGGCAAGGTGGGGCCCGAGTTCGCGCCCGAACTCGCCGGCACCGGCCGGAACAAGCGGATCGCGGACTGGACGCTGTTCGACCGCCACTACGGACCGCTGTTGGACGGATCTGCTTTCGCGAATACGCATCTTGGGCCTAGGCCGACTAAGTTAGTTTACCTTCCTATCAATCCGGAATGGCCAGCCTCCTACCTCTGGTGGGGCGAACCCGGCTACCAGCAGGAGTTCGTCAATGTGGTCTCCGCCATGGAGCAGCACTTCCGCGAAAAGGGCTGGACCAACACCAACTTCGAGATGTTCTTCAATCACAAGAAGCGCTACAAGGCGTTTGCCTGGGATGGCGACGAAGCCCGGTTTGCCAACGACCTCCCGTATTTGCGCGAGTACGACCGGCTGCTGAAACTCGCCGTGAAGCGCGATTCCCCAGTGAAATTTGTTTTTCGAGCGGACGTGAGCTGGATGCTCGAGCGCGAGATCCAGGAGTTCGCGGGCATCATCAACATGTGGATCTGCTCCCACAGCGACATGTCCTATCTACCCGATGCGCCGCGGATCATGAAGGCCCGCGGGGACATCGTGTGGACCTACGGCGGCACGCCCGAGGTATCGAAACCCTCCTCCCACGTCACTCGCGATGTGTTGTGGCCTTGGATCTGGGGTACCGACGGCTTTGTTCACTGGCTGGCGACGGCGCCCGGGCCCGATCCCTGGTTCCGGTTCGAGGGCGGCGGCGAAACGCTGATCTACCCCGGCGACCGCTTTGGAATCAACGAACCCATTCCCTCCATCCGCCTGAAGATCCAGCGCAACGCCGTGCAGGACGTCACCCTGCTGAACGACTTCGCCAAAACGAAGCCAATCGCCCAGCTCCGCTCGGAAGCAGCCAGGCGCTTCAACGGCACCGAACTGAAAGACTGGCGTTCGCCGCGCCCTGCTTATGCCGACAAGGATCCGCTCGACCGAACCAATGCCGATCCGGGACCCGAGCGCAGTCCCAAGTTCGACGCCGGTCTGGACGCGGCGGCCTGGCAACGGGTTCGGACGTACGTTTTGGAACTTGTCAAAGGGGAACAACGATGA
- a CDS encoding glycoside hydrolase family 20 zincin-like fold domain-containing protein, with protein sequence MSRIRYIGQRAIPGGSRPRHLAAVPLLAILLASACGAQSLSTLAARGYHVLPLPQQIQLDPSDVRFGPSFSIQNEAGSGGSGAVASLQEHMAERFGLKPAPSGGTAIRLELRSGSVAAGRTEDSDTAAIAEQAYSLQTSPTGVVLRANAPAGLFYAVQTLVQLLQWRNGSLWLPSGRITDWPDLNRRHIYWDDAHHLERLSELKRAVRQAAFFKINGFALKLEGHFQFASAPAVVEPYAMTPAEYQELTDYALRHEVQLIPFLDGPAHLAFLLKHPEYAAFRSFPDSNYEICAVNPGAVKLLSGMFQDLINANRGGRYVYLSTDEPYYIGLADSPQCQEKAAAAKAGSVGKLLADFIGRVADPIHAQGRTVIFWGEYPLKPEDIGSLPSHLVNGEVYGPRYDPVFRQRGIRQMLYTSTQGEERLFPNYFTLPNARLLHPAAQQSERVSEGFREISTQPARGQAQLVGSNVAGWADAGLHPETFWLGYAAISAAAWHPGTPTAQESMTAFYRNFYGDGGRNMSRVYQLLSQQARFYADSWEWGPSTRKPLFGDSDEIFHPRQPVKDQTLNLPPAPAANLDIDLADWNKAHARRLELAAGFLSENDELLALLHENAATVAFNRYNLEVSISVASLCRENLEMLADLGRISSQLESARDAARSQKAREAVEALDRVLRLARGIQQRRNTTLRDAVATWQKSWYSRTAAANGRTYLHELDDVKDHVPDRTVDMRYLIQRELDLPFGAWVESIRTARNAYATAHSLPVDSSVFDWAALNSDPGQKAKPE encoded by the coding sequence ATGAGTAGAATACGATACATCGGCCAAAGAGCAATTCCGGGCGGGTCGAGACCCCGTCATCTGGCGGCCGTGCCGCTGCTGGCGATCCTGCTGGCGTCCGCCTGTGGAGCGCAATCCCTTTCGACGCTGGCCGCACGTGGCTACCATGTGCTGCCATTGCCCCAACAGATCCAGCTCGATCCGTCGGATGTCCGATTCGGGCCTTCGTTTTCGATCCAGAATGAAGCCGGAAGCGGCGGATCGGGAGCGGTGGCCAGCCTTCAGGAACACATGGCCGAGCGGTTCGGCCTGAAGCCCGCCCCGTCCGGCGGGACGGCGATCCGGCTCGAACTGCGTTCCGGCTCAGTCGCGGCGGGCCGGACCGAGGATTCCGACACCGCGGCGATCGCCGAACAGGCGTATTCGCTGCAGACCAGCCCGACGGGCGTGGTCCTGCGAGCGAATGCCCCGGCCGGACTGTTCTACGCCGTGCAGACCCTCGTTCAGTTGCTCCAGTGGCGGAACGGTTCGCTTTGGCTGCCTTCGGGCCGGATCACCGATTGGCCCGACCTGAACAGGCGTCACATCTACTGGGACGATGCCCACCACCTGGAGCGGCTGTCCGAACTGAAGCGCGCCGTGCGCCAGGCGGCGTTCTTCAAAATCAATGGCTTTGCGCTCAAGCTGGAGGGCCACTTCCAGTTCGCCTCAGCGCCGGCCGTCGTCGAACCGTACGCGATGACTCCGGCCGAGTACCAGGAGCTGACCGATTACGCCCTGCGTCACGAGGTCCAACTGATCCCGTTTCTGGACGGACCCGCGCACCTCGCCTTTCTGCTGAAGCACCCGGAGTATGCCGCGTTCCGCTCGTTCCCTGACAGCAACTATGAGATCTGCGCGGTGAACCCAGGGGCGGTGAAGCTGCTCTCGGGCATGTTCCAGGACCTGATCAACGCCAACCGGGGCGGCCGGTATGTGTACCTCTCGACCGATGAACCTTACTACATCGGACTGGCGGACAGTCCTCAATGCCAGGAGAAGGCCGCGGCGGCCAAGGCCGGGAGCGTGGGCAAGCTGTTGGCGGACTTCATCGGCCGGGTGGCCGATCCGATCCACGCGCAGGGCCGCACGGTGATCTTCTGGGGTGAGTATCCACTCAAGCCCGAGGATATTGGTTCGCTGCCCAGCCACCTGGTGAATGGCGAAGTCTACGGTCCGCGGTATGATCCGGTGTTCCGGCAGCGGGGCATTCGCCAGATGCTCTACACGTCCACGCAGGGCGAAGAGCGGCTGTTCCCGAATTACTTCACCCTGCCGAATGCCCGGCTGCTCCACCCCGCGGCGCAGCAGAGCGAACGCGTGAGTGAAGGATTTCGCGAGATTTCGACCCAGCCCGCCCGCGGCCAGGCCCAACTCGTCGGATCGAATGTGGCCGGGTGGGCCGACGCGGGGCTGCATCCGGAGACCTTCTGGCTTGGCTATGCCGCCATCTCGGCCGCCGCCTGGCATCCCGGAACACCCACGGCGCAGGAATCGATGACTGCTTTCTACCGGAACTTCTACGGCGATGGTGGACGGAACATGAGCCGGGTTTACCAGCTGTTGAGCCAGCAGGCGCGGTTCTATGCCGACAGTTGGGAGTGGGGTCCCTCGACGAGGAAACCGCTGTTCGGGGATTCCGACGAGATCTTCCATCCACGCCAACCGGTAAAGGACCAAACGCTGAATCTCCCGCCCGCCCCTGCGGCGAACCTGGACATCGACCTGGCGGATTGGAACAAGGCCCACGCCCGCCGCCTGGAGCTCGCCGCCGGCTTCCTGAGTGAGAACGATGAGTTGCTGGCGCTGTTGCACGAGAACGCCGCCACAGTCGCTTTCAACCGCTACAATCTCGAAGTCTCCATTTCAGTCGCAAGCCTGTGCCGGGAGAATCTGGAGATGCTGGCCGACCTGGGCCGGATCTCCTCACAGCTCGAAAGCGCGCGCGACGCGGCCCGGAGTCAGAAGGCCCGCGAGGCGGTCGAGGCACTGGACCGAGTTCTGCGCCTGGCGCGAGGAATCCAACAGCGGCGCAACACCACGCTGCGGGATGCCGTGGCTACCTGGCAGAAGAGCTGGTATTCGCGGACTGCCGCCGCCAATGGGCGGACCTATCTGCATGAATTGGACGACGTGAAGGACCACGTACCGGACCGCACCGTCGACATGCGCTACCTGATCCAGCGTGAGCTCGACTTGCCTTTCGGCGCCTGGGTCGAATCCATCCGTACGGCGCGCAACGCCTACGCCACCGCCCACTCTTTACCCGTCGATTCGAGCGTCTTCGACTGGGCCGCGCTGAATAGCGATCCCGGTCAGAAAGCGAAGCCGGAGTAG
- a CDS encoding APC family permease produces MSQANAPPHELKRILTRRDLILYGLVLLGPTAAYPVYGIVQQTSHGHAVLAYLVAMTAMLFTAASYGKMSSAYPSAGSTYTYTNRALNTQVGFLAGWAMLLDYFLIPLLSVVYAALTANRTVPQVPYAAWAILFTVAITLINVRGLRVTARAGNVMMALMCACAVLFVFLAAWHTISQHGWAGLVQFRNVYNPAEFAVKPLVLGAAIASLSYIGFDAISALAEDTIRPERDISIATILVCVVQTLLCVLTVYMAALVWPDFQSYKDPETVILDIGALAGGPWMLGFMTFILLVAALASALTGQAGASRLLLGMGRDGVISPRIFAHIDPRYSTPVRGIYFMGAVSLLGSLVLRFQLVVELLNFGAFAGFILVNLSVIRHFYLRQHQRAGLAVLGSLVFPLLGAGFCTYIWLNLSAKAQLAGFGWLGCGLIYLAILTRGFRLTPRSMDSLAAGDLS; encoded by the coding sequence ATGTCACAAGCGAATGCGCCGCCTCACGAGTTGAAGCGGATTCTCACCCGCCGCGACTTGATTCTCTACGGGCTGGTGCTGCTCGGCCCCACGGCTGCCTACCCGGTCTATGGGATCGTCCAGCAAACTTCGCACGGCCACGCCGTTCTGGCTTATCTGGTGGCGATGACGGCGATGCTGTTCACCGCCGCCAGCTATGGCAAGATGTCCAGCGCCTATCCATCCGCTGGCTCCACGTATACGTACACAAACCGGGCACTCAACACCCAGGTCGGATTCCTGGCCGGATGGGCCATGCTGCTGGACTACTTCCTCATCCCTTTGCTGAGCGTGGTGTATGCGGCACTTACGGCCAATCGAACGGTGCCGCAGGTGCCCTACGCAGCCTGGGCCATCCTGTTCACGGTCGCCATCACGCTGATCAACGTGCGGGGCCTGCGGGTCACGGCGCGAGCGGGCAACGTGATGATGGCGTTGATGTGCGCCTGCGCGGTGTTGTTTGTGTTTCTGGCGGCCTGGCATACGATCAGCCAGCATGGCTGGGCTGGCCTAGTTCAATTCCGCAACGTTTACAATCCAGCCGAATTCGCCGTGAAGCCCCTGGTGCTGGGGGCGGCCATTGCGAGCCTATCGTATATCGGATTTGATGCCATCTCCGCGCTGGCCGAGGATACGATTCGTCCCGAGCGGGACATCTCCATCGCCACCATCCTGGTCTGCGTCGTCCAGACGCTGCTCTGCGTCCTCACCGTCTACATGGCCGCCCTGGTCTGGCCGGATTTCCAGAGCTACAAAGATCCGGAAACCGTCATCCTGGACATCGGCGCCCTGGCGGGCGGCCCGTGGATGCTGGGCTTCATGACCTTCATCCTGCTGGTCGCGGCACTGGCGAGCGCCCTCACCGGACAGGCTGGAGCCTCCCGGCTGCTGCTGGGCATGGGCCGTGACGGCGTGATCTCGCCGCGCATCTTCGCCCACATCGATCCGCGGTACTCCACTCCTGTGCGCGGCATCTACTTCATGGGCGCGGTATCGTTGCTGGGCTCGCTGGTGCTCCGCTTTCAACTGGTCGTCGAACTGCTCAACTTCGGCGCCTTCGCGGGCTTCATCCTGGTGAACCTCAGTGTCATCCGCCATTTCTATCTGCGGCAGCACCAACGTGCGGGGCTCGCCGTCCTCGGGAGCCTCGTGTTCCCATTGCTCGGCGCAGGTTTCTGCACCTACATCTGGCTGAACCTCAGCGCCAAGGCGCAATTGGCCGGCTTCGGCTGGCTTGGCTGCGGACTCATCTATCTGGCCATCCTGACGCGGGGGTTCCGACTCACTCCGCGGTCCATGGATAGTCTCGCCGCCGGTGATTTGTCATGA